A single window of Nicotiana tomentosiformis chromosome 1, ASM39032v3, whole genome shotgun sequence DNA harbors:
- the LOC104118920 gene encoding F-box protein At4g00893-like, producing the protein MEEVAKEFLQKPVNLSNVESNNDEAEQLREECSRKKGKLQDCLLSSRSWRDLPSELLKEIADSFGITDLLAFRGVCTNWRSASFSATAAIESVPDTHPYFLLYDDEDEESIHFNPTNDRTYSLIIPELKEATCLASSHGWLLLSQKGLIFFFSPFSRARIDLTLFQESEISKGSAVFTSPPMSKVKYEYDLSLRFFGGVKGATFADGCFQILDEIDKMITFDLESKSFEFYRLVKERRDPNVESLPFNYKEKCFSSDFKKRMK; encoded by the coding sequence ATGGAGGAAGTGGCCAAAGAGTTTCTCCAGAAGCCTGTTAATCTCTCTAATGTCGAAAGTAACAACGACGAAGCAGAGCAGTTAAGAGAAGAATGTTCtagaaagaaaggaaaacttcAAGACTGTTTACTATCATCAAGATCATGGCGCGATCTGCCTTcagaacttttaaaagaaataGCAGACAGCTTCGGAATTACTGATCTTCTTGCTTTTCGTGGAGTCTGCACAAATTGGCGCTCTGCTTCTTTCTCAGCTACTGCAGCTATAGAATCTGTTCCTGATACACACCCTTATTTCCTACTCTACGATGATGAAGATGAGGAAAGCATACACTTTAACCCCACCAATGACAGAACTTACTCCCTTATTATCCCCGAATTAAAAGAAGCTACTTGCCTGGCTTCGAGTCATGGTTGGTTACTGTTATCCCAAAAGGGTCTCATTTTCTTCTTCTCCCCTTTCTCTCGCGCGAGAATTGACCTCACCCTGTTTCAAGAATCAGAAATTTCTAAAGGTTCTGCGGTGTTTACTTCTCCTCCTATGTCAAAGGTGAAGTATGAATATGATCTTTCACTGAGATTTTTTGGTGGTGTTAAAGGTGCTACTTTTGCTGATGGGTGTTTTCAAATTTTGGATGAGATTGACAAGATGATAACATTCGACTTGGAAAGTAAGAGTTTTGAGTTTTACAGATTAGTTAAAGAACGTAGAGATCCAAATGTTGAAAGCCTGCCTTTTAACTACAAGGAGAAATGTTTCAGTAGTGATTTCAAGAAAAGGATgaaataa